The following are from one region of the Paenibacillus sp. JZ16 genome:
- a CDS encoding extracellular solute-binding protein produces the protein MSKRGIVRPAMAVLIILSMLLAACTSNTKTSNTPDSPEKVGTDSNEEVVTLRLLIIETGSKWNTYPDSAIAEEIAKKVGVKIEYVEADDSKFNVLLAGGDLPDIVRTEPAKYGKQLIDGNLIIPMDDMLKEHGKDITANIPTVVEYSKENWSEGKNQLFFLPPQVQSEPSPIYPPLTIGPTIRWDYYKEIGAPAFNTPDELLDVLEQIVQKHPQTEDGKKIYGVSMWQDWGLWPYIVPFAWYTMQTTNNSDIMARKLDETQYRNILMEEDSTFWVAVDFYNKANRRGLLDPDALTMKNNDYSAKATAGQIVIGPATWAMGDFNSKYAKDGKGYVVLPTGKRAWSGGVNPLGWTGKSYAISKSSKHPEKAMQFLNYLYSYEGVRTLYSGVEGVHWEMIDGKPQIKDETFELRNAGGTAWENTGIALDTNLMGIGGAVLDPVTNSPLDLFQTQEALAQGITELEKDFSDHYGAMHPGEVLGKLIAEGKLQDANTISKDLTTEQRIKEGKVGLPAIPEDMLKIEAQVKELAARYAAKLILAKTDDEFNRIKEEALKAFKDAGVDKFTEFYTKDIADRREAVGALPAKLNN, from the coding sequence ATGAGTAAAAGGGGGATCGTCAGACCGGCGATGGCGGTGCTGATCATCTTATCGATGCTGCTTGCCGCTTGTACGAGTAATACCAAAACAAGCAATACACCAGATTCTCCGGAAAAGGTGGGGACGGATAGCAATGAGGAAGTCGTGACGCTCCGGCTGCTTATTATTGAAACCGGATCGAAGTGGAACACCTATCCGGACAGTGCTATAGCGGAGGAGATCGCGAAGAAGGTTGGAGTGAAGATTGAATATGTAGAAGCGGACGACAGCAAATTCAACGTTTTACTTGCTGGGGGAGACCTGCCTGATATCGTAAGGACAGAGCCGGCAAAGTATGGTAAGCAGCTGATTGACGGTAATCTGATTATCCCAATGGATGATATGCTGAAGGAACATGGAAAAGACATTACGGCGAATATTCCAACCGTTGTAGAATACAGCAAAGAGAACTGGAGCGAAGGGAAAAACCAGCTTTTCTTCCTGCCGCCGCAAGTTCAGTCAGAGCCTAGTCCGATCTATCCGCCGCTGACGATCGGACCAACGATTCGTTGGGATTACTATAAGGAGATCGGCGCGCCTGCGTTCAATACGCCGGATGAGCTGCTTGATGTATTGGAGCAGATCGTCCAGAAGCACCCGCAGACGGAAGACGGGAAGAAGATATACGGTGTTTCCATGTGGCAGGATTGGGGACTTTGGCCGTATATTGTCCCATTCGCGTGGTATACCATGCAGACAACCAACAATAGTGATATCATGGCAAGAAAACTTGATGAAACGCAGTACAGAAACATATTGATGGAGGAAGATTCCACGTTCTGGGTTGCAGTTGATTTTTACAACAAAGCGAATCGCAGAGGATTGCTGGATCCCGATGCCCTGACGATGAAGAACAATGATTATTCCGCCAAGGCTACGGCCGGACAAATTGTAATTGGACCAGCTACATGGGCCATGGGTGACTTTAACTCCAAATATGCTAAGGATGGTAAAGGGTACGTCGTATTGCCAACAGGTAAGCGGGCATGGAGCGGCGGAGTGAATCCATTAGGCTGGACAGGAAAAAGCTACGCGATCTCCAAGAGCTCAAAGCACCCGGAAAAAGCTATGCAGTTTTTAAACTATTTATATTCCTATGAAGGAGTACGAACGCTATACAGCGGAGTTGAGGGCGTTCACTGGGAGATGATCGACGGTAAACCGCAAATAAAAGACGAAACCTTTGAGTTAAGGAATGCAGGCGGTACAGCATGGGAGAATACAGGAATTGCCTTGGACACGAATCTGATGGGGATTGGTGGGGCCGTGTTGGATCCTGTCACAAATTCACCTCTGGATCTATTCCAAACACAAGAGGCTTTAGCGCAAGGAATAACCGAGCTGGAAAAGGATTTCAGTGACCATTACGGTGCTATGCATCCGGGTGAGGTCCTGGGTAAGTTAATTGCGGAAGGCAAGCTGCAGGACGCGAACACGATAAGCAAGGATTTAACAACAGAGCAACGGATCAAAGAGGGTAAGGTGGGGCTCCCGGCTATTCCCGAAGATATGCTAAAGATTGAGGCCCAGGTGAAAGAGCTGGCAGCCCGTTATGCAGCAAAATTGATTTTGGCCAAGACCGACGATGAATTCAATCGGATTAAAGAAGAAGCGTTGAAGGCATTCAAAGATGCTGGCGTGGATAAATTCACAGAATTCTATACCAAGGATATTGCAGACAGACGGGAAGCGGTCGGAGCATTACCGGCAAAGCTTAATAACTAG
- a CDS encoding ABC transporter permease, with translation MAIPFIIVAFAFHYVPLFGWLYAFFDYRPGIPLSQTAFVGFEHFREMLTDPNMVRVLTNTLALSLLGLLTAPIPVLLAVMISEVKSERFKRIFQTTSTLPHYISWIIIYSLAFSMFSSEGAIQTIFLRLGMDTQINVLGNSEHVWLVQTLILLWKSLGWSAIIYLAAIVSIDGEMYDAAKVDGAGRFRIIFHITIPSIMPTFIVLQLLAVSNLLSAGFEQYLVFNNVMVADKIEVLDLYVYRVGLVMNDFPYSTAVGMFKSVISIILLFLVNGLSKRIRGESIV, from the coding sequence ATGGCGATTCCTTTTATCATCGTAGCATTCGCCTTCCATTATGTTCCCCTATTTGGCTGGTTGTACGCGTTTTTTGATTATCGCCCTGGGATCCCTTTGAGCCAAACCGCATTTGTAGGGTTTGAGCATTTTCGGGAAATGTTAACCGATCCCAACATGGTCAGAGTGTTGACCAATACACTGGCCTTGAGTTTGCTGGGGCTTCTGACCGCACCAATCCCCGTGCTGCTTGCCGTGATGATCTCCGAGGTTAAGAGCGAACGGTTTAAGCGGATTTTTCAGACCACGTCTACACTGCCACACTATATTAGCTGGATCATTATTTATTCGCTCGCGTTCAGCATGTTTAGCTCCGAGGGAGCGATTCAAACCATTTTTTTACGTTTGGGTATGGACACGCAGATAAATGTATTAGGTAATTCCGAGCATGTATGGCTTGTCCAAACCTTGATCCTTCTTTGGAAGTCCTTAGGCTGGAGCGCGATTATTTATTTGGCCGCCATCGTAAGCATTGACGGCGAAATGTATGATGCCGCGAAGGTGGATGGCGCAGGTAGATTCAGGATTATCTTCCACATAACGATACCCAGCATCATGCCCACCTTTATCGTTCTGCAGCTGCTGGCGGTGAGCAATTTACTATCCGCAGGATTTGAACAATACCTCGTGTTTAACAATGTGATGGTGGCGGATAAAATCGAAGTCTTAGATTTATATGTGTACAGGGTTGGCCTGGTGATGAATGACTTTCCGTATTCTACAGCGGTGGGGATGTTTAAGTCTGTTATCAGTATCATCCTACTGTTTCTGGTCAACGGATTGTCTAAGAGAATCAGAGGTGAGAGCATTGTCTAA
- a CDS encoding carbohydrate ABC transporter permease encodes MRIRKQSTSDLIFNTVNYLFLMLLLILTVYPFYYIFIYSISDSFEAQKGVYLWPAGFSLESYRAAFQLKGITDAAIISVLRTILGTMITVLCSAFFAYLITKREMPFRKLIYRFILITMYFNAGFIPWYLTMKTYGLQNSFLLYIIPSALVGFYIILIKTFMEQLPPSLEESAKMDGASYFKIFTHIVFPLSMPIIATITVFAAVGQWNTWFDNFFLVSDPKLQTLQLLLYNFLSQTNSIAGMTSEELTRNGQARVMTPQSVQMTITMLVTMPIVIVYPFLQRFFVKGIMLGAVKG; translated from the coding sequence ATGCGTATAAGAAAGCAAAGTACATCGGATCTGATTTTTAATACGGTTAACTATTTATTCCTCATGTTGCTGTTAATTTTGACCGTCTATCCGTTTTATTATATTTTCATCTACTCGATTAGCGATTCCTTCGAAGCACAAAAAGGGGTGTATCTTTGGCCGGCAGGATTCTCATTGGAAAGCTACAGAGCCGCCTTTCAATTAAAGGGGATTACCGATGCAGCGATCATCTCCGTGCTTCGGACCATACTGGGAACGATGATCACGGTGTTGTGCAGCGCCTTCTTCGCTTATTTGATTACCAAGCGGGAGATGCCATTCCGCAAGCTGATTTATCGGTTCATATTAATTACCATGTACTTTAATGCCGGTTTTATCCCCTGGTATTTAACAATGAAAACATATGGACTGCAAAATAGCTTTCTCCTCTATATTATACCAAGCGCATTGGTCGGTTTTTATATTATTCTTATCAAGACGTTTATGGAGCAATTACCTCCTTCGTTGGAGGAGTCGGCGAAAATGGATGGCGCGAGTTATTTCAAAATTTTCACGCACATTGTATTTCCCTTGTCCATGCCGATTATCGCCACAATTACTGTATTTGCAGCCGTCGGACAGTGGAATACGTGGTTTGATAACTTCTTTTTGGTATCAGATCCAAAGCTCCAAACGCTGCAACTCTTGCTTTATAACTTCCTCAGCCAGACGAACAGTATAGCGGGAATGACAAGTGAGGAACTGACGCGTAACGGACAAGCAAGAGTGATGACGCCCCAATCGGTTCAGATGACGATTACGATGCTCGTTACCATGCCGATTGTGATTGTCTATCCTTTTCTGCAGCGATTTTTTGTTAAAGGGATTATGCTCGGCGCGGTAAAGGGTTGA
- a CDS encoding ABC transporter substrate-binding protein: MKIAKQGILLLMIAMFVFTLAACSGGSTKTVEKDAPIVEENKPGTDVAVEPKEEPVQEEAVAENPDEWTMDFDLGGREIVVTAWWDIAFGDSPPHQEIKANIEELQKKHNFTIKFVTTPYASMKEQATSSALSGEPFADVVRLERRALFPGMVSSGLITPLDEVIDFSGPAANYIDPMIKDHVGTFGGHLYGFEKTYTDFSGIYYNKQMLKDAGIKDLHEYVAEDDWNWEALQEIVGKVTKGDTYGLAGTELAVTTHAVVSNGSNLLDVDKGKEMLSDPRTVEALTFAQELAGKSMITNDQAAIKTLFTQGKILMYVGFQWEGEGFINDLGEDLGFVQFPVGPKGTDTNQSRIRRTTGPF; this comes from the coding sequence ATGAAGATTGCAAAGCAAGGGATCTTACTGCTGATGATCGCGATGTTTGTATTTACCTTGGCTGCCTGCAGTGGAGGAAGTACGAAGACGGTGGAAAAGGATGCTCCGATTGTTGAGGAAAACAAACCGGGCACCGATGTAGCAGTAGAACCTAAAGAGGAGCCTGTCCAAGAAGAAGCGGTTGCCGAAAATCCAGACGAGTGGACGATGGATTTCGATCTGGGCGGACGTGAGATTGTAGTTACCGCTTGGTGGGACATTGCATTCGGAGATTCACCGCCGCATCAGGAGATCAAGGCAAATATCGAAGAGCTTCAGAAGAAACACAATTTTACAATCAAGTTCGTGACCACGCCGTATGCGTCAATGAAAGAGCAGGCCACAAGTTCGGCCTTATCGGGCGAACCCTTTGCTGATGTCGTTCGTTTGGAACGAAGAGCACTGTTTCCGGGGATGGTGAGTTCAGGACTTATCACTCCGCTTGATGAGGTCATTGATTTTAGCGGACCGGCCGCAAATTACATCGATCCGATGATTAAGGATCATGTAGGTACGTTTGGGGGACATCTGTATGGTTTTGAAAAAACGTACACGGACTTTTCCGGAATTTATTACAACAAACAAATGCTGAAAGACGCCGGCATTAAGGATTTGCATGAATATGTGGCGGAAGACGATTGGAATTGGGAGGCCTTGCAAGAAATTGTAGGCAAAGTGACGAAGGGCGACACTTACGGACTCGCGGGAACAGAGCTTGCTGTGACGACACACGCGGTGGTATCCAACGGCTCAAACTTATTGGATGTGGATAAGGGGAAAGAAATGTTGTCCGATCCGCGCACGGTTGAGGCATTGACATTCGCCCAGGAGCTCGCCGGCAAATCCATGATCACAAACGATCAAGCCGCAATAAAAACCTTGTTTACACAAGGCAAAATCCTAATGTATGTAGGTTTTCAATGGGAAGGGGAGGGCTTCATCAATGATTTGGGCGAAGACCTGGGGTTTGTTCAATTTCCGGTAGGCCCTAAGGGGACGGATACAAATCAGTCTCGAATCCGCCGAACTACTGGACCATTCTGA
- a CDS encoding extracellular solute-binding protein, which yields MSEETGEVTWTFHVEEEGLYNIGIRYYTVEGKSSAIERELRINGQLPFQGAESFIFDRVWMNEQMEFERDNRDNELRPSQIEFPTWQESSFKDPNGLYEKPFLFYFPKGENTLTLVSLREPMVIDYIKIYQEEEAPTYAEVQSTYEDMKSNSPADEVLIKVQGEHALYKSSPTLYPFPDRTSPSSEPYSVSKTRMNVIGGQNWRMPGQWMEWQVDIPKDGLYQIAFKVKQNLVRGMYSNRKLYIDGEVPFQEVNSIPFYYDADYQTITLGDEKEPYLFHLTKGLHTIKLEVNLGDVASLIRTTESSVLELNAIYRKILMITSENPDPYRDYQLERRIPGMIEDFKKQRDILYTVAETLRDITGEKSDKTAILYTLSRQLDEMAQNPHTVAQRLDQFKINIGSLGTWLLTIREMPLQMDYMIVASKDAKLPAANRPLHAKIGHELGSFWYSFIEDYNTIGNAGEEGQQSITVWIGTGRDQAQVMKEMIDDRFTSKTGIHVDLKLVDIKSLLSATLAGQGPDVAMEIGIADPVNYAMRNAAYDISRFPDFKEVSERFRPSALEPFQFNGGVYALPEQQLFSMLFYRKDILAELNLNIPDTWDDVYAMIPELQKRNMNFGLPIQEQMATMTPNETFSMLLFQTDGNYYEGEGERSALDHENSMQAFSRWTDFYTSYKFPLQYDFMNRFRLGEMPIGIAPYNMYNLLTVAGPEIRGLWDFTVVPGTPGEHGEIRREVASSGTSVMMLEQAKNKEASWAFMKWWTEKDTQIRFGREMESLMGAAARYPTANIEALEELPWPVKDYRNLEKQWQWVRAIPEVPGGYFTGRHLDNAFRKVVNLGENPREALYDHVSVINNEIAIKRLEFGLSEGTGGPTNATNDESGSRTKRTDQP from the coding sequence ATGTCAGAAGAGACCGGGGAGGTAACATGGACATTTCATGTGGAAGAGGAAGGCTTGTATAACATAGGGATTCGTTATTATACCGTGGAGGGGAAGAGCTCTGCAATTGAACGGGAACTACGGATCAACGGCCAGCTGCCTTTTCAGGGAGCGGAATCTTTCATTTTTGATCGTGTTTGGATGAACGAACAAATGGAGTTTGAGCGGGATAACCGGGATAACGAATTACGTCCAAGCCAGATCGAATTTCCAACCTGGCAAGAATCATCCTTCAAAGATCCGAATGGCTTATACGAGAAGCCGTTTTTGTTTTATTTTCCAAAAGGAGAAAACACGCTAACCTTGGTATCGCTGCGCGAACCGATGGTGATTGATTATATCAAGATTTACCAAGAGGAAGAAGCACCGACTTATGCTGAAGTCCAGAGCACCTATGAGGATATGAAGAGCAATTCCCCCGCAGATGAGGTGCTGATTAAAGTGCAGGGGGAACATGCTCTGTATAAATCTTCCCCGACGCTGTATCCGTTTCCTGATCGTACCTCACCATCCTCGGAACCCTACAGCGTCTCCAAGACCCGTATGAATGTAATCGGGGGTCAAAACTGGCGAATGCCAGGTCAATGGATGGAATGGCAGGTAGACATCCCGAAAGATGGTTTATACCAGATCGCTTTCAAGGTTAAGCAAAACTTGGTGAGAGGGATGTATTCAAACCGGAAGCTTTATATAGATGGAGAAGTGCCGTTTCAGGAAGTGAACAGCATCCCTTTTTATTATGATGCGGACTATCAAACCATTACCCTGGGTGACGAAAAGGAGCCCTACCTGTTTCATCTGACCAAAGGGCTGCATACCATCAAGCTGGAAGTGAACCTGGGAGACGTAGCCTCTTTAATTCGTACCACGGAATCCAGTGTCCTTGAACTCAATGCCATCTACCGGAAAATCCTCATGATTACTTCGGAGAATCCCGACCCTTACCGAGATTATCAGCTCGAGCGAAGAATCCCCGGCATGATCGAGGATTTTAAGAAGCAGCGCGATATTTTATATACCGTTGCAGAGACGTTACGCGATATAACAGGGGAAAAAAGTGATAAGACCGCAATCCTCTACACACTGTCCAGGCAATTGGATGAGATGGCACAAAACCCTCATACGGTTGCGCAGCGGTTAGATCAATTCAAGATTAATATCGGCTCTCTGGGAACCTGGCTGCTGACGATCCGTGAAATGCCGCTGCAGATGGATTATATGATCGTTGCATCCAAGGATGCGAAGCTGCCCGCTGCGAATCGCCCGCTACACGCCAAGATCGGCCATGAGTTGGGTTCGTTCTGGTACTCCTTTATTGAAGATTACAACACAATCGGTAACGCGGGTGAAGAAGGCCAGCAAAGCATTACAGTCTGGATTGGAACTGGACGTGATCAGGCCCAGGTAATGAAGGAAATGATCGATGATCGATTTACTTCAAAGACGGGCATCCATGTGGATTTAAAGCTGGTTGATATCAAATCGCTTCTATCGGCTACTCTGGCCGGACAGGGACCGGATGTCGCTATGGAAATCGGCATTGCAGATCCGGTGAATTATGCGATGCGCAATGCAGCTTACGATATCAGCCGATTCCCGGACTTTAAGGAAGTTAGCGAGCGGTTCCGACCAAGTGCGCTCGAGCCATTTCAGTTTAATGGGGGTGTCTATGCGCTGCCCGAACAGCAGTTGTTCAGTATGTTATTTTACCGCAAGGATATTCTGGCCGAACTTAATTTGAACATACCGGATACATGGGATGATGTATACGCCATGATTCCCGAGCTGCAGAAGCGGAATATGAATTTTGGCCTGCCTATTCAGGAACAGATGGCCACGATGACGCCAAATGAGACGTTCTCCATGCTTTTGTTCCAAACAGACGGAAACTACTACGAGGGGGAAGGCGAAAGAAGCGCCTTGGATCATGAAAACTCCATGCAAGCCTTTAGTCGATGGACCGATTTTTACACCAGCTATAAGTTTCCGCTTCAGTATGATTTCATGAATCGTTTTCGTCTTGGCGAAATGCCGATCGGCATTGCCCCCTATAATATGTATAACTTACTGACGGTGGCTGGTCCTGAAATCCGCGGACTATGGGACTTTACCGTAGTTCCTGGCACTCCGGGAGAGCATGGAGAAATCCGCCGGGAGGTCGCTAGCAGCGGAACATCGGTTATGATGCTGGAACAGGCCAAGAATAAGGAAGCTTCCTGGGCGTTTATGAAATGGTGGACGGAGAAAGATACGCAAATCAGGTTCGGCCGCGAAATGGAGAGCCTTATGGGGGCCGCTGCCAGGTATCCGACTGCGAATATCGAGGCGCTCGAGGAGCTGCCGTGGCCGGTTAAGGATTACAGGAATCTGGAGAAACAATGGCAATGGGTCCGGGCCATTCCTGAAGTGCCTGGAGGATACTTTACCGGACGGCATCTGGATAATGCCTTCCGTAAAGTGGTCAATCTTGGGGAGAACCCACGCGAAGCGCTTTATGATCACGTGTCAGTTATTAATAATGAAATCGCAATCAAACGTTTGGAATTCGGATTGAGTGAAGGAACAGGAGGGCCTACCAATGCAACCAACGACGAATCAGGAAGTCGAACCAAAAGGACGGATCAGCCGTAG
- a CDS encoding carbohydrate ABC transporter permease produces the protein MWAMRHSYILMGPYMLLFFLFTVLPVTLSLAVSFTSFNLLEFPKWVGWSNYTRLFLDDEVFLIAIKNTFLFAFITGPVSYIACFLFAWLINELPTKLRALMTLIFYAPSISGNVFFIWLIMFSGDGYGYVNGFLMKLGVILEPIQWLQDERYVLWIVMLVQLWLSLGVSFLAFIAGLQSIDRTLFEAGSVDGIRNRWQELWYITLPSMRPQLLFGAVIQISSSFAIAEVSIALAGFPSVNYAAHTVVTHLMDYGSIRFEMGYASAIATVLFVIMVGTNVIVQKLLRKVGE, from the coding sequence ATGTGGGCGATGCGGCACTCCTATATATTAATGGGACCTTATATGCTGCTATTCTTTCTGTTTACGGTTCTGCCTGTAACGCTCTCGCTGGCGGTAAGTTTCACCAGTTTTAACCTGCTTGAATTCCCCAAGTGGGTCGGCTGGAGCAACTATACGCGTTTATTTCTCGATGATGAGGTCTTTCTGATTGCGATCAAGAATACCTTTTTGTTCGCGTTTATTACGGGCCCCGTAAGTTATATCGCCTGTTTCCTGTTTGCGTGGTTAATTAATGAATTGCCAACCAAGCTTCGTGCCCTAATGACCTTGATTTTTTATGCTCCGTCTATTTCAGGTAACGTTTTCTTTATTTGGCTGATTATGTTCTCAGGAGACGGCTACGGCTACGTGAACGGGTTTTTAATGAAGCTGGGTGTTATTCTCGAGCCTATTCAATGGCTGCAGGATGAGCGTTATGTACTGTGGATTGTCATGCTCGTTCAGCTGTGGCTCAGCTTGGGGGTAAGTTTCCTCGCTTTCATCGCCGGCCTGCAGTCGATCGACCGGACATTATTCGAAGCGGGCTCGGTGGACGGTATCCGCAATCGTTGGCAGGAACTGTGGTATATTACCCTGCCATCCATGCGTCCACAACTTCTGTTCGGCGCGGTGATCCAGATTTCATCCTCTTTTGCCATTGCTGAGGTGTCTATTGCATTAGCTGGTTTCCCTAGTGTTAACTATGCAGCTCATACCGTTGTGACCCATTTAATGGACTATGGCTCCATTCGGTTTGAAATGGGCTATGCATCAGCGATTGCAACAGTTTTGTTTGTCATCATGGTAGGCACCAATGTAATCGTTCAGAAACTTCTTAGGAAAGTGGGGGAGTAG
- a CDS encoding carbohydrate ABC transporter permease, producing the protein MSAMAASSKKRLSRSLVGDVTIFIFLGMFGAFMALPLVYTINNAFKPLDELFLFPPKFLVRNPTLDNFFDLFHLMADSWVPFTRYVFNTVLITAAGTVGHVVLASAAAYPLAKHRFPGSKVLFTIVVLSLMFSQHVTAVPNYVIMSWLGWIDSYIAIIAPALAASLGLYLMKQFMEQIPDALLEAAKIDGASEYRIFWQIVMPLVKPAWLTLVILLFQVLWGTDGGNFIYSEELKTMNYALSQILAGGIVRAGPGAFVALLMMSVPITIFVISQSNIIETMASSGMKE; encoded by the coding sequence ATGAGCGCAATGGCAGCTAGTTCCAAAAAAAGGTTGAGCCGCTCGCTGGTCGGTGACGTTACCATTTTTATTTTTCTCGGCATGTTCGGGGCTTTTATGGCACTGCCCCTTGTATACACGATTAACAATGCCTTCAAACCTTTGGATGAGTTGTTCTTGTTCCCGCCGAAATTTTTGGTGCGCAACCCCACGCTGGATAATTTTTTCGATTTATTTCATCTGATGGCCGATTCCTGGGTGCCGTTCACACGTTATGTGTTTAATACGGTGCTTATCACAGCAGCAGGAACAGTGGGGCACGTCGTACTGGCTTCCGCAGCGGCTTATCCGCTGGCTAAACACAGATTTCCAGGGTCCAAGGTGCTGTTCACCATTGTAGTCCTGTCTCTAATGTTCTCACAGCATGTTACCGCGGTTCCTAACTATGTCATTATGTCCTGGTTAGGCTGGATAGACAGCTACATTGCTATTATCGCGCCGGCGCTCGCAGCTTCCCTCGGACTGTATCTGATGAAACAATTCATGGAACAAATTCCTGATGCCCTGCTTGAAGCAGCGAAGATCGACGGTGCCAGCGAGTACCGTATTTTTTGGCAGATCGTGATGCCCTTAGTAAAGCCGGCATGGCTGACGCTTGTCATATTGCTGTTTCAGGTATTATGGGGAACCGACGGCGGTAATTTTATTTACAGCGAAGAGTTAAAAACGATGAATTATGCCTTAAGTCAAATACTGGCTGGCGGTATTGTGCGGGCGGGTCCGGGTGCTTTTGTCGCTTTGCTGATGATGTCTGTGCCCATCACCATCTTTGTGATTTCCCAGAGCAACATTATTGAGACGATGGCCAGCTCAGGAATGAAGGAGTGA
- a CDS encoding NHL repeat-containing protein, whose amino-acid sequence MKGYFPKVRLSAALLLILSMVTSTGAVSYAQAPYVGYNYSSKGETIPAPVAYKPDRVISGTAAGTGSFNQPKDIFVSQDRQIYIADTGNSRIVVLNERFEYIREVSEFDHSGRTDTFQAPSGIYVTENKDMYVADTENHRVVHLDDAGKLVQIIESPESEILIDNFVFLPLKVAVDKAKRVYVVAQGTFDGIMEFDGDGKFTGFTGTNRVRFNMADYFWKMIATQAQRDRMRLFIPTEYTNLDLDENGFIYTTNSDANTAVPIKRLNPTGIDVLRREGYWVPSGDLKFLPVGEHSGPSLFTDIAVGNSGMYSALDVKRGKIFTYDWDGNLLYIFGKMGEQVGTFQTPSAIDYLGDSILVLDRALNHITVFHETPIGRLINQAVKGHFKGDDELSAELWNRVVEYDANYEIAYIGISKALLRKGLNKEATEYAKLGMDKGNYSKVFKRHRKDVLREHLGSILSLSIAVIAGIIIQRTIKRKRRKTYHA is encoded by the coding sequence GTGAAAGGATATTTCCCCAAGGTCAGGTTATCCGCCGCGCTGTTATTGATCCTATCTATGGTGACATCGACAGGGGCGGTCTCATATGCCCAAGCCCCGTACGTGGGGTACAATTATTCCTCCAAGGGAGAAACGATCCCTGCCCCTGTCGCCTATAAACCGGATCGTGTCATAAGCGGCACCGCGGCTGGAACCGGAAGTTTCAATCAGCCTAAAGATATATTCGTGTCTCAGGACAGGCAAATCTATATTGCGGATACTGGAAATTCGCGGATTGTGGTGTTGAATGAACGATTTGAATACATTCGGGAGGTATCCGAATTCGACCATTCCGGGAGAACGGATACGTTTCAAGCGCCGAGCGGGATCTATGTAACGGAGAACAAGGACATGTATGTTGCGGATACGGAGAACCATCGGGTTGTTCATTTGGACGACGCAGGAAAGCTGGTTCAGATCATAGAATCGCCTGAATCGGAAATTTTGATCGATAACTTTGTGTTTCTTCCCCTAAAGGTGGCTGTAGATAAGGCAAAGCGCGTATATGTCGTGGCGCAGGGGACATTTGACGGAATCATGGAATTTGATGGGGATGGCAAATTTACCGGGTTTACCGGCACGAACCGGGTCCGCTTCAATATGGCAGACTACTTCTGGAAGATGATTGCGACCCAGGCGCAGCGTGACCGGATGCGGCTGTTCATCCCGACAGAATATACGAATCTGGATCTGGATGAGAACGGGTTTATCTATACAACAAACTCCGACGCAAATACGGCGGTACCGATCAAGAGATTGAATCCCACCGGGATCGACGTGCTGCGCAGAGAAGGGTATTGGGTCCCGTCGGGCGATCTAAAATTCCTTCCTGTCGGTGAACACAGCGGGCCCTCCCTGTTTACGGATATCGCGGTCGGAAACAGCGGGATGTACAGCGCTTTGGATGTGAAGCGCGGGAAAATATTCACATACGACTGGGACGGGAATTTGCTGTATATCTTCGGCAAAATGGGAGAGCAGGTCGGTACATTTCAAACGCCTTCGGCCATCGATTATTTAGGGGATTCGATTCTTGTGCTTGACCGTGCGTTAAACCATATAACGGTATTTCATGAGACACCGATCGGTAGGTTGATTAATCAAGCTGTGAAGGGACATTTCAAGGGAGACGATGAGTTGTCAGCAGAGCTGTGGAACCGGGTTGTGGAATACGATGCGAATTATGAAATTGCATATATCGGGATCAGCAAGGCGCTGCTCAGAAAAGGATTGAATAAAGAAGCAACGGAGTATGCCAAGCTTGGCATGGACAAAGGCAATTATTCCAAGGTATTCAAGCGGCACCGGAAGGATGTTCTAAGAGAGCATCTCGGCAGCATCTTGTCCCTGTCCATCGCCGTTATCGCCGGAATCATCATCCAAAGAACCATCAAAAGAAAGAGGAGGAAGACCTATCATGCGTAA